One window of the Streptomyces sp. NBC_00259 genome contains the following:
- the ilvN gene encoding acetolactate synthase small subunit, with product MSKHTLSVLVENTPGILARIAALFSRRGFNIDSLAVGVTEHPDISRITIVVNVEDLPLEQVTKQLNKLVNVLKIVELEPSAAIQRELVLVKVRADNETRSQIVEIVQLFRAKTVDVSPEAVTIEATGSSDKLDAMLKMLEQFGIKELVQSGTIAIGRGARSITDRSLRALDRSA from the coding sequence ATGTCCAAGCACACGCTCTCCGTCCTGGTGGAGAACACCCCGGGCATCCTGGCCAGGATCGCCGCCCTGTTCTCCCGTCGCGGCTTCAACATCGACTCGCTCGCCGTCGGCGTCACCGAGCACCCCGACATCTCCCGCATCACGATCGTGGTCAATGTCGAGGACCTGCCGCTGGAGCAGGTGACCAAGCAGCTCAACAAGCTGGTCAACGTCCTGAAGATCGTCGAACTCGAGCCCAGCGCCGCGATCCAGCGCGAGCTCGTCCTGGTGAAGGTCCGTGCCGACAACGAGACCCGCTCCCAGATCGTCGAGATCGTCCAGCTCTTCCGCGCCAAGACCGTCGACGTCTCGCCCGAGGCCGTCACCATCGAGGCCACCGGATCGAGTGACAAGCTCGACGCCATGCTGAAGATGCTGGAGCAGTTCGGCATCAAGGAACTCGTCCAGTCCGGCACGATCGCCATAGGGCGTGGCGCCCGTTCCATCACGGACCGCAGCCTGCGCGCCCTCGACCGCAGCGCCTGA
- the ilvC gene encoding ketol-acid reductoisomerase has protein sequence MAELFYDDDADLSIIQGRKVAVIGYGSQGHAHALSLRDSGVDVRVGLHEGSKSKAKAEEQGLRVVTPSEAAAEADVIMILVPDPIQAQVYEESIKDNLKDGDALFFGHGLNIRYGFIKPPAGVDVALVAPKGPGHLVRRQYEEGRGVPCIAGVEQDATGNAFALALSYAKGIGGTRAGVIKTTFTEETETDLFGEQAVLCGGTSALVKAGFETLVEAGYQPEIAYFECLHELKLIVDLMYEGGLEKMRWSVSETAEWGDYVTGPRIITDQTKAEMKKVLAEIQDGTFAKNWMDEYHGGLKKYNEYKTQDENHLLETTGKELRKLMSWVDNEEA, from the coding sequence GTGGCCGAGCTGTTCTACGACGACGACGCCGACCTGTCCATCATCCAGGGCCGCAAGGTCGCGGTCATCGGCTACGGCAGCCAGGGCCACGCCCACGCGCTGTCGCTGCGTGACTCCGGTGTGGACGTCCGCGTCGGTCTGCACGAGGGGTCCAAGTCCAAGGCCAAGGCCGAGGAGCAGGGCCTGCGCGTGGTGACGCCGTCGGAGGCCGCCGCCGAGGCCGACGTCATCATGATCCTGGTCCCGGACCCGATCCAGGCCCAGGTGTACGAGGAGTCCATCAAGGACAACCTGAAGGACGGCGACGCCCTCTTCTTCGGTCACGGCCTGAACATCCGGTACGGCTTCATCAAGCCCCCCGCCGGTGTGGACGTCGCGCTCGTCGCCCCCAAGGGCCCGGGTCACCTGGTGCGCCGTCAGTACGAGGAGGGCCGCGGCGTTCCGTGCATCGCCGGTGTCGAGCAGGACGCGACGGGCAACGCCTTCGCGCTGGCGCTCTCGTACGCCAAGGGCATCGGCGGCACCCGCGCCGGCGTCATCAAGACCACCTTCACCGAGGAGACCGAGACCGACCTGTTCGGTGAGCAGGCCGTCCTGTGCGGTGGCACCTCCGCGCTGGTCAAGGCGGGCTTCGAGACCCTGGTCGAGGCCGGCTACCAGCCCGAGATCGCGTACTTCGAGTGCCTGCACGAGCTGAAGCTGATCGTGGACCTCATGTACGAGGGCGGCCTGGAGAAGATGCGCTGGTCGGTCTCCGAGACCGCCGAGTGGGGCGACTACGTCACCGGCCCGCGGATCATCACGGACCAGACCAAGGCCGAGATGAAGAAGGTCCTCGCCGAGATCCAGGACGGCACGTTCGCCAAGAACTGGATGGACGAGTACCACGGCGGTCTGAAGAAGTACAACGAGTACAAGACGCAGGACGAGAACCACCTCCTGGAGACCACGGGCAAGGAGCTGCGCAAGCTCATGAGCTGGGTCGACAACGAGGAGGCGTAA
- the serA gene encoding phosphoglycerate dehydrogenase has protein sequence MSTAPRKPVVLIAEELSPATVDALGPDFEIRHCNGADRAELIPAIADVDAILVRSATKVDAEAIAAAKKLRVVARAGVGLDNVDVSSATKAGVMVVNAPTSNIVTAAELACGLLVATARNIPQANTALKNGEWKRSKYTGVELSEKTLGVVGLGRIGVLVAQRMSAFGMKIVAYDPYVQPARAAQMGVKLLTLDELLEVSDFITVHLPKTPETLGLIGDEALHKVKPTVRIVNAARGGIVDEEALYSALKEGRVAGAGLDVYAKEPCTDSPLFQFDQVVCTPHLGASTDEAQEKAGISVATSVRLALAGELVPDAVNVQGGVIAEDVRPGLPLAEKLGRIFTALAGEVAVRLDVEVYGEITQHDVKVLELSALKGVFEDVIDETVSYVNAPLFAQERGVEVRLTTSSESPDHRNVVTVRGTLSDGEEVAVSGTLAGPKHLQKIVAVGDYDIDLALADHMVVARYEDRPGVVGTVGRILGEAGLNIAGMQVARQEEGGEALVVLTVDDTVPQPVLNEIAEEIGATSARSVNLTD, from the coding sequence GTGAGCACTGCGCCCCGTAAACCCGTTGTACTCATTGCCGAAGAGCTGTCGCCCGCCACCGTGGACGCGCTCGGCCCGGACTTCGAGATCCGGCACTGCAACGGCGCGGACCGCGCCGAGCTGATCCCTGCCATCGCCGATGTCGACGCGATCCTGGTCCGCTCCGCCACCAAGGTCGACGCCGAGGCGATCGCCGCCGCCAAGAAGCTCAGGGTCGTCGCCCGCGCCGGTGTCGGACTGGACAACGTGGACGTCTCCTCCGCCACCAAGGCCGGCGTGATGGTCGTCAACGCGCCGACGTCCAACATCGTGACCGCCGCCGAGCTCGCCTGCGGTCTGCTCGTCGCCACCGCGCGCAACATCCCGCAGGCCAACACCGCGCTGAAGAACGGCGAGTGGAAGCGCTCCAAGTACACCGGCGTGGAGCTCAGCGAGAAGACCCTCGGTGTCGTCGGCCTCGGCCGGATCGGTGTGCTGGTCGCCCAGCGGATGTCCGCCTTCGGGATGAAGATCGTCGCGTACGACCCCTACGTACAGCCCGCGCGTGCCGCGCAGATGGGCGTCAAGCTGCTGACGCTGGACGAGCTGCTGGAGGTCTCGGACTTCATCACCGTCCACCTCCCCAAGACGCCCGAGACGCTCGGCCTGATCGGTGACGAGGCGCTGCACAAGGTCAAGCCGACCGTCCGCATCGTCAACGCCGCGCGCGGCGGGATCGTCGACGAGGAGGCGCTGTACTCGGCGCTCAAGGAGGGCCGGGTCGCGGGCGCGGGCCTCGACGTGTACGCGAAGGAGCCGTGCACCGACTCCCCGCTGTTCCAGTTCGACCAGGTCGTCTGCACCCCGCACCTCGGCGCTTCCACCGACGAGGCCCAGGAGAAGGCCGGTATCTCGGTCGCCACGTCGGTACGTCTCGCGCTCGCCGGTGAGCTGGTCCCGGACGCGGTCAACGTCCAGGGCGGAGTCATCGCCGAGGACGTGCGCCCGGGTCTGCCGCTCGCCGAGAAGCTCGGCCGGATCTTCACCGCGCTGGCGGGCGAGGTCGCGGTCCGTCTCGACGTCGAGGTCTACGGCGAGATCACCCAGCACGATGTGAAGGTGCTCGAACTGTCCGCGCTGAAGGGCGTGTTCGAGGACGTGATCGACGAGACCGTGTCGTACGTGAACGCGCCGCTGTTCGCGCAGGAGCGCGGTGTCGAGGTCCGTCTCACCACCAGCTCCGAGTCCCCGGACCACCGCAATGTGGTGACCGTGCGCGGCACGCTCTCCGACGGCGAGGAGGTCGCGGTCTCCGGCACGCTGGCCGGGCCCAAGCACCTGCAGAAGATCGTCGCCGTGGGTGACTACGACATCGACCTGGCGCTGGCCGACCACATGGTCGTGGCGCGCTACGAGGACCGCCCGGGTGTCGTCGGCACGGTCGGCCGGATCCTCGGCGAGGCCGGGCTCAACATCGCGGGCATGCAGGTCGCGCGGCAGGAGGAGGGCGGCGAGGCGCTGGTCGTGCTGACCGTCGACGACACCGTGCCGCAGCCCGTGCTGAACGAGATCGCCGAGGAGATCGGTGCGACGTCGGCCCGTTCGGTGAATCTGACCGACTGA
- a CDS encoding peptidase inhibitor family I36 protein → MTVKRTLASAATAVLLLAGALAAAASPAGAADCPSGEFCTWENADFSGQRANWSGDDHWWESWIADEDSSWANHGISGPGIKDHVKVYSSANLGGHMTICLAPGQEVNYNGAANDNGDSHTWAMGC, encoded by the coding sequence ATGACCGTGAAGCGCACCCTCGCCTCCGCCGCGACCGCCGTCCTTCTGCTCGCCGGCGCTCTCGCCGCGGCCGCCTCGCCGGCCGGGGCCGCCGACTGCCCGAGCGGGGAGTTCTGCACCTGGGAGAACGCGGACTTCAGCGGACAGCGCGCCAACTGGTCGGGCGACGACCACTGGTGGGAGAGCTGGATCGCCGACGAGGACTCCTCGTGGGCGAACCACGGCATCTCCGGCCCCGGCATCAAGGACCACGTCAAGGTGTACTCAAGTGCCAATCTGGGCGGGCACATGACGATCTGTCTGGCTCCGGGCCAGGAGGTCAACTACAACGGTGCGGCCAACGACAACGGCGACTCCCACACCTGGGCCATGGGCTGCTGA